The Deinococcus hopiensis KR-140 sequence GTTCCGCGTTGCCCGTGCCCTTGAACTCCTCGAAGATCACGTCGTCCATTCTCGAACCGGTTTCGACGAGGGCGGTGGCGAGGATGGTCAGCGAGCCGCCCTCGCGGATGTTGCGGGCCGCGCCGAGAAACCGCTTGGGCCAGTGCAGGGCATTGGAATCCAGACCGCCCGACAGGGTGCGCCCGGTGGGCGGCGTGACGAGGTTGTTCGCGCGGGCGAGGCGGGTGATGGAGTCGAGGAGAATCACGACGTGCCCGCCTTCCTCCACGATGCGCCTCGCGCGTTCGTGAACGAACTCGGCCACCCGGACGTGGTGCTGCGGGGGCTCGTCGAAGGTGGAGGCGATCACTTGCGCGCCCTGCACGCTCTCACGAAAGTCGGTGACTTCTTCGGGGCGCTCGTCCACGAGCAGCACCATCACCGTCACGTCGGGGTAGTTCTTGACGATGGAGTTGGCGATCTTTTTGAGCAGGGTGGTCTTGCCAGCCTTGGGGGGCGCAACGATAAGCGCGCGCTGGCCCCGACCGATGGGCACGAGCAGGTCCACCACCCGCAGAGACAGGCTGCCCTCCATCAGCGGATCTTCGAGGACGAGTTGCCGCTCGGGAAAGGTGGGCGTCAGGTCATCGAAGCGCGGGCGCCGGCGGGCGGACTCGGGGTCCAGGCCGTTGACGGCCTCCACCTGCACCAGGGTGCCGTAACGCTCGTTCTCGCGCGGGCGGCGGGCGCGGCCAATCACCTCGTCGCCGGTGCGCAGGTGGAACTGCTTGATGACCCCGGCGGTCACGAGGACCGAGCGGGAAGTGGGGTCGAGCAGGTCTGCTTGCAAAAAGCCGTAGCCGTCGGCGCTGATGTCGAGGTAGCCCCGCGCGAGAATCTGGCCCTCGGCCTCGGCCTGACGCTCCATAATGGCCAGCGCCAGGGCGTCTTTTTTCAGCTTGCGGTAGTTCTCGATGCCTGCGCCTGCAGCCAGGAGGTGCAGCTCCGGCAAGATCTTCTGCTGAAGCTCGTGAAAGGGCAAGGGAGAGGTGAGGGGTTCGGTCACTGCTTACTGCCTCCCTGTTCGTTCACGCCGCCCTGCTGCGGATTGGTTCCGGCTTCGCTGGGGGGAGTCTGGGGCTGGGCTCCGGCGCGCTTGGCCCAGTCTTTCATAAAGCCGTCGAGCCCGGCCTGGGTCAGCGGGTGCTTGATCATCTGCGCGAAGACCTTGTAGGGGATGGTGGCGACGTCGGCGCCGGCGAGGGCCGACTGGACGACGTGGGTGGGGTGGCGGATGGAGGCGGCGAGCACCTTGGTGGCGATGTCGCCCATCACGTAGGCCTCCTTGATCTGACGGATGAGTTCCACGCCGTCCCAGCCGATATCGTCCACACGGCCCGCGAAGGGGCTGATATAGGTGGCTCCGGCGCGGGCGGCCAGGAGCGCCTGGGGCACCGAGAAGCACAGGGTCACGTTGGTCTTGATGCCTTCGGAGGTCAGGGCCTTGCAAGCCTGCAGGCCGGCGGGCGTGAGGGGCAGCTTGACGACGACGTGCTCGCTCCAGGTTGCGACGTCCTTGCCTTCGCGGATCATGCCCTCGGCGTCGAGGGAAGTCACCTCGGCGCTGATGGCACCGCCAACGAGCGCAGCGATTTCCTGGATGACTTCCTTAAAGTCGCGGCCGGAGGAAGCCACCAGGCTGGGGTTGGTGGTGACGCCCGACAGGACGCCCCAGGCGTGAATCTCGCGGATCTCGTCAACGATGGCGGTGTCGATAAAAAATTCCATGTGGATGTCCTCCAGGGGGTGAAGCTTGGGAGATGCGGGGCGTGACCCGCGGGTTGCCCTTCAGTTCACCACACTTCGCGGGCCACGTCACGCCGGGGGGGGGCCGTCATGCAGCGGATTGACCCGGCCATGCTACGCGCCTACCATGAACGCAGCCCCAGCAGTTGTGGGGGCCAGCAGGCGACCGGAAGAAGAGTACGCGGGAAGAGGGGCCCAGTGAGCGAGTCAGGGACGGTGAGAGCCTGACGGGGCGTCACCCGCCGAAGATCCCCTTTCGCGCCGGACGAAGAACGGCCGTCCCTCACGGAGATGCCCAGTAGAACGTCCCGGAACTCCGCCCCCCGGCAGTGGGCGACGAGGAGGCCACGTCAAACGTGGCGAAGTTGGGTGGTACCACGCGTCACACGGCGCGTCCCAGCATGCAGGTGTCTTTCGCCTGCGCGCTGGGACGTTTTTTTGATTTCCCAACCGCTTGACCTCACGCGCTCAGACCTTCAGACCCCCTCCAAGGAGCCCCCATGACCACCACCGATTCCAGGCCCACCTCTCCCCTTTTCCAGCCCGTGAACTCGCAACCCGACTTCCGCGCACTGGAGACGGGCGTGCAGGCGCTGTGGCAGGAGCAGGGCGTCTTTGCCCGTACCCAGGAGCGTCGTCCCGGGCAGCCCGAATTTGTGTTCTACGAGGGGCCGCCCACGGCGAATGGGCGTCCCGCACTCCACCACGTCCTGGCGCGTTCGTTCAAGGACCTGTTTCCGCGTTACAAGGTGATGCGGGGCTATCACGTCACCCGCAAGGGCGGCTGGGACACCCACGGCCTGCCCGTCGAGATCAGTGTGGAAAAGAAGCTCGGGTGGCTGGGCCGCAACCACGGGGCGACGCGCGAGGAACTCGAAGAATTCAACCGCCTGTGCCGCACGTCGGTGTGGGAAACCATTCAGGAGTGGAACACCTTCACCGAGCGGCTGGGGTACTGGGTGGACCTTCAGGACCCCTACATCACGTACCAAAACCGCTACATCGAGAGCGTGTGGAACCTGCTGGCGCGCCTGAACGCCCAGGGGCTGATCGCGCAGGACTACAAGGTGGTGCCCTTATCCCCGCGCATCTCCACCACCTTGTCCAAGGCCGAGCTGGGCGAGGTGGATTCCTACCGGATGGTGGACGACCCTTCGGTATACGTGCGCTTTCCAGTGATCTGGCAGACGCTGCCGGAAGCGGCGCGGGCGGCGCTGGAGGGTTTGGAGGACGCTGACCGCGAGAACCTCGCGCTGGTGGTGTGGACGACGACGCCCTGGACCCTGCCGAGCAACACGCTGGCGGCGGTCAACGCGGACCTGACCTATGTGGCGGCGCGCGGCGAATCGGGGGTGATCATCGTGGCGCAGGAGGCGGTGGAGCGTTTATCGGCGCTGCATAAGAACGCTCCGGCGCTGGAAGTGCTGGCCTCCTTCCCGGGACGCGATCTGGAGGGAACGGAGTATGAGCCGCCCTTTCCGGAAGTGGCCGCCGAGCTGGGCGTGGTGAAGGAACTGCACGAACGCAACGCCGAAGGCCGCCCGGTCATGCATTTCGTCACGCTGGCCGACTTCGTGTCGGCGGCGGACGGCTCGGGCGTGGCGCACGAGGCCCCGGCCTACGGTGCAGAAGACTTGGAACTGGCCCGCAGGTACGGCGTGCCGCTGATGTTCGGGGTGGATGACCACGGCATCCTGCAGGTGACGGCCGAACGCGGGAAGTTCTTCAAGGACGCCGACAAGGGGCTGATCGCGGACCTCAAGGCGCGGGGCCGGATGTTCTTTGCCGGCACGCTGCGCCACCGCTACCCCTTCCACGACCGCACGGGCGATCCCATCTTGTATTTCGCCAAGAAGGGGTGGTACATCCGCACGGCGAGCGTCTCAGAGCGGATGCAGGAGGAGAACCAGAAGATCAACTGGGTCCCGGCAAACATCAAGAACGGGCGCTTCGGCAACTGGCTGGAGGGCAATGTGGACTGGGCGATCAGCCGGGAGCGCTATTGGGGCACGCCGCTGCCCTTCTGGCTGAGTGAGGACGGCGACCTGCGCGTGGTGGGCAGCGTGGCCGAGCTGTCGGAGCTGACGGGGCGTGACCTGTCGGAGTTGGATCTGCACCGGCCGTACATCGACGACATCACCTTTGCGCTGGGGGGCAAGACCTACCGCCGGGTGCCGGAGGTGCTGGACGTGTGGTTTGATTCGGGCTCGATGCCGTATGCCCAGTGGCACCTGCTCACCGACCCGACGGGCGAGCGCGCGCTGCCAGGAGCCGGAGCCAACAAGGAGACGTTCGAGAACCACTTCCCCGCGGACTACATCTGCGAGGCCATCGATCAGACGCGCGGATGGTTTTACAGCCTGCACGCGATCTCGACGATGCTGTACGGCCAACCCGCCTACAGGAACGTGATCTGCCTGGGCCACATCGTGGACGAGCAGGGCGCGAAGATGAGCAAGAGCAAGGGCAACGTGGTGGAGCCGCTGCCGCTGTTCGACCGGTACGGGGCCGACTCGGTGCGCTGGTACATGTTCATGGCGTCGGACCCCGGAGACCAGAAGCGCTTTTCCGAACGGCTGGTGGCCGAGGCGCAGCGCTCCTACGTGAACACCCTGTGGAACGTGTATTCCTTCTTTGTGCTGTACGCGAACCTGGACCAGCCGGACCTGGACGCCGCGCCCGTGGTGGCTGCCCGGCCCGAGATGGACCGCTGGCTGCTCGCCCGGCTGGAGGAGACGGTGCGGGAGGTGACGGTCAGCCTGGACGCCTATGATGCGCGCGGGGGCGGACGGGCGCTGGAACGCTTCGTGGACGACCTGAGCAACTGGTATGTGCGCCGCAGCCGCAGCCGGTTCTGGGGCGGCGAGGGTGGAGTGGACGCCTCCGCCTACGCCACGCTGCACGAGGCGCTGCTCACGGTCTCGCAGCTCACCGCGCCCTTCACGCCGTTCCTGGCCGAGGCCATGTACGGCAACCTCACGCGGGGGCAGGGGGCCGACAGCGTGCACCTGACCCACTGGCCCACCGTGCGCGAGGAGCGGCTGGACCGCAAGTTAACCTCGGAAATGGCCGCCGTGATCAAGGTGGTGGAACTGGGGCGGGCGGTGCGCGGGGCGCACAACCTCAAGACCCGGCAGCCGCTGGCGAGCGTGACGGTGCGGGCGAGTTCGCCCGAGTTGACCCAGGCGCTGCGCCGCTCTCAGGAGCAGCTCCAGGAGGAGCTGAACGTCAAGGGCGTAACCTTCCTGGAGGGCGTGACGGACCTCGTGCAGTACAGCCTGCGTCCCAATCTGCCGGTGATCGGCAAGGTGTACGGCAAGGCGCTGCCGCAGGTACGCGCGGCGCTGGCGGCGGCAGATGCGGCGGCCGTGGCGCGGGCGGCGCAGTCTGGCGAGCGCTTTACCGTGGAGGCAAACGGCCAGAGCTTCACGCTGACGCCGGATCAGGTGCTGGTGGACGCCAAGGCTCCCGAAGGCGTGGCGGCAGCCGAGGACGGCGGCTTTCTGGTCGCGTTCGATACCACCCTCACCCGGGAACTGGTGCTGGAGGGCCTCGCCCGGGACCTCGTGCGCGGAATACAGGAGGCCCGGAAGGCCGCAGGCTTCGAGGTGCAAGACCGCATCCGGCTGGCTTTGGGCCTGGAGGGCGACGCCCTGGAAGCGGGGCAGGCCTGGGTGGAGTTTATCGGCGGTGAAGTCCTGGCAACGGAGTTGACCTTTGGCAAGGGCGAGGGATACGCGGCTGAAGTGGAGGGCGGAACGGCGTACCTGACGCGGGTGCAGGAGGCGTAACTGCCCGGTACAACTTTGTACCGTTTGCTGCGCGAACGTCCGCGTAGGTGTTGAGGGCAGCCCCACGGGAAAAGCTGCCCCAGGGGCTCCCGGCCTTTCGCCAGGGGCCCCACAGTTTCCCCAGCGGGCTGTAGCTATTCAAGGGCATTGTCGTGCCGTGTCACCACTGCGGTACGGACACACTCCTGCCTTCTCCATCTACGCTGAACGCATGACCTGGAACCCAGACGAGTACCACCGCCACCGTGAGGCCCGGAGCGCGCCAGTGCGTGATCTGCTCGCCCTTCTTCCTGATCTGCCTTACCGCGACGTGGTGGACCTGGGATGCGGAACAGGGGAGCATACGCGGAGGCTCGCAGAGCGCTTTCCAGACGCCAGGGTGCTGGGGCTGGACAGCAGCGCACAGATGCTGGCCGCAGCAAGCGTGGAGGGCCTCCCCAACCTCCGCTTCGAGCGGGGCGACATTCTGGACCTGACGGGTGAATATGACCTGATGTTTTCCAACGCGGCGTTGCAGTGGCTCCCGGACCACAGGGCCCTGCTGGGAAGGCTGTGGACCCACCTGCGGCCCGGCGGCGTGCTGGCCGTGCAGGTGCCGGCCAACCATGACCACGACAGCCACCGCCTGCTGACGGAGACGGCGCGAGACTTTCAGGCCGAACTGGGCGGGTTTACGCGCTTCGGCACGGCGCAGGGCGCTTCGCCCGTGCTGACGCCGGCAGCCTATGCCGAGCGCCTGGACGAACTGGAGGGCACGGACATCACCGCGCTGAGCAAGGTCTACCCGGTGGTGCTGCCAGGCGCGGAGGGGATTTTGGACTGGACGCGGGGCACGGCGCTGGTGCCGTACCTCTCGCGGCTGGGGCCGGAGGACGCCGAACGCTTTACGGCCGCCTACCTGGCGCGGTTACGGGA is a genomic window containing:
- the fsa gene encoding fructose-6-phosphate aldolase, whose product is MEFFIDTAIVDEIREIHAWGVLSGVTTNPSLVASSGRDFKEVIQEIAALVGGAISAEVTSLDAEGMIREGKDVATWSEHVVVKLPLTPAGLQACKALTSEGIKTNVTLCFSVPQALLAARAGATYISPFAGRVDDIGWDGVELIRQIKEAYVMGDIATKVLAASIRHPTHVVQSALAGADVATIPYKVFAQMIKHPLTQAGLDGFMKDWAKRAGAQPQTPPSEAGTNPQQGGVNEQGGSKQ
- the ileS gene encoding isoleucine--tRNA ligase, translating into MTTTDSRPTSPLFQPVNSQPDFRALETGVQALWQEQGVFARTQERRPGQPEFVFYEGPPTANGRPALHHVLARSFKDLFPRYKVMRGYHVTRKGGWDTHGLPVEISVEKKLGWLGRNHGATREELEEFNRLCRTSVWETIQEWNTFTERLGYWVDLQDPYITYQNRYIESVWNLLARLNAQGLIAQDYKVVPLSPRISTTLSKAELGEVDSYRMVDDPSVYVRFPVIWQTLPEAARAALEGLEDADRENLALVVWTTTPWTLPSNTLAAVNADLTYVAARGESGVIIVAQEAVERLSALHKNAPALEVLASFPGRDLEGTEYEPPFPEVAAELGVVKELHERNAEGRPVMHFVTLADFVSAADGSGVAHEAPAYGAEDLELARRYGVPLMFGVDDHGILQVTAERGKFFKDADKGLIADLKARGRMFFAGTLRHRYPFHDRTGDPILYFAKKGWYIRTASVSERMQEENQKINWVPANIKNGRFGNWLEGNVDWAISRERYWGTPLPFWLSEDGDLRVVGSVAELSELTGRDLSELDLHRPYIDDITFALGGKTYRRVPEVLDVWFDSGSMPYAQWHLLTDPTGERALPGAGANKETFENHFPADYICEAIDQTRGWFYSLHAISTMLYGQPAYRNVICLGHIVDEQGAKMSKSKGNVVEPLPLFDRYGADSVRWYMFMASDPGDQKRFSERLVAEAQRSYVNTLWNVYSFFVLYANLDQPDLDAAPVVAARPEMDRWLLARLEETVREVTVSLDAYDARGGGRALERFVDDLSNWYVRRSRSRFWGGEGGVDASAYATLHEALLTVSQLTAPFTPFLAEAMYGNLTRGQGADSVHLTHWPTVREERLDRKLTSEMAAVIKVVELGRAVRGAHNLKTRQPLASVTVRASSPELTQALRRSQEQLQEELNVKGVTFLEGVTDLVQYSLRPNLPVIGKVYGKALPQVRAALAAADAAAVARAAQSGERFTVEANGQSFTLTPDQVLVDAKAPEGVAAAEDGGFLVAFDTTLTRELVLEGLARDLVRGIQEARKAAGFEVQDRIRLALGLEGDALEAGQAWVEFIGGEVLATELTFGKGEGYAAEVEGGTAYLTRVQEA
- the rho gene encoding transcription termination factor Rho — its product is MTEPLTSPLPFHELQQKILPELHLLAAGAGIENYRKLKKDALALAIMERQAEAEGQILARGYLDISADGYGFLQADLLDPTSRSVLVTAGVIKQFHLRTGDEVIGRARRPRENERYGTLVQVEAVNGLDPESARRRPRFDDLTPTFPERQLVLEDPLMEGSLSLRVVDLLVPIGRGQRALIVAPPKAGKTTLLKKIANSIVKNYPDVTVMVLLVDERPEEVTDFRESVQGAQVIASTFDEPPQHHVRVAEFVHERARRIVEEGGHVVILLDSITRLARANNLVTPPTGRTLSGGLDSNALHWPKRFLGAARNIREGGSLTILATALVETGSRMDDVIFEEFKGTGNAELVLSRRLEERRIFPALDILKSGTRREELLLQPEVLKKMWLLRKVISDMDPADAMEMLLSRMGKTRNNVEFLQALAGG
- a CDS encoding methyltransferase domain-containing protein translates to MTWNPDEYHRHREARSAPVRDLLALLPDLPYRDVVDLGCGTGEHTRRLAERFPDARVLGLDSSAQMLAAASVEGLPNLRFERGDILDLTGEYDLMFSNAALQWLPDHRALLGRLWTHLRPGGVLAVQVPANHDHDSHRLLTETARDFQAELGGFTRFGTAQGASPVLTPAAYAERLDELEGTDITALSKVYPVVLPGAEGILDWTRGTALVPYLSRLGPEDAERFTAAYLARLRERWPGARVYYAFTRLLLAARKGATAGGP